The following are encoded in a window of Hydrogenimonas thermophila genomic DNA:
- a CDS encoding YihY family inner membrane protein, whose product MNKFLQTARFGFRKLKEFYDPDITYYAASLSFYTIFTLIPLLLISFSIIVRLPNFSEQYEKIKAFIFSNIMPASQDTVASYIDTFLANTSKLGIIGFIFILFASIMFFQNYEYIVSKIFKTKQKGFWNALTTYWTLITLGPMALAASIYLSVKIQQLLNATTYTSKIDFLSIFPYLIIWMLFFVTYKISTTVIIKLKAAFISSFFASLIWYLGKNLFIQYTLSNKTYATVYGSFSTLLFFFLWIYLSWIIFLYGQKLCYLLNKEDKPDKSDNNLNIEYLTPSDSKKR is encoded by the coding sequence ATGAATAAATTTTTACAAACGGCTCGCTTTGGCTTTCGTAAACTAAAAGAGTTTTACGATCCAGACATAACTTATTATGCTGCGAGCCTGAGCTTTTATACTATCTTTACGCTTATTCCACTGCTTTTAATCAGTTTTTCTATTATTGTACGTTTGCCAAACTTCAGTGAACAGTATGAAAAGATTAAAGCATTTATCTTCTCTAATATCATGCCAGCTTCACAAGATACAGTAGCAAGTTATATAGATACTTTTCTTGCCAATACTTCTAAACTTGGTATTATAGGTTTTATCTTTATACTATTTGCCTCTATTATGTTCTTTCAAAACTATGAATATATTGTTAGTAAAATTTTTAAGACTAAACAGAAAGGTTTTTGGAATGCACTGACTACATACTGGACACTCATTACATTAGGTCCTATGGCTCTTGCAGCTTCAATCTACCTATCGGTAAAAATCCAACAGCTTCTTAATGCCACTACTTATACAAGCAAAATAGATTTTCTGTCAATATTTCCATATTTAATTATTTGGATGCTCTTTTTTGTTACCTATAAAATTTCTACTACGGTTATAATAAAACTAAAAGCAGCATTCATCTCATCATTTTTTGCTTCACTTATCTGGTACCTTGGGAAAAATCTCTTTATCCAATACACACTCAGCAATAAAACATATGCAACTGTATATGGTTCATTTAGTACCCTGCTCTTTTTCTTTTTATGGATCTACCTATCGTGGATCATATTTCTTTATGGACAAAAGTTATGTTACCTTTTGAATAAGGAAGATAAACCAGACAAAAGCGACAATAATTTGAATATAGAGTACCTTACGCCATCTGACAGCAAAAAGAGATAA
- a CDS encoding alpha/beta hydrolase — translation MKLLLLLFLLFILLYPFWVVHKQTLGFNEKIEKRPSDWPAEYEDIYYKTYDGILLKGWWIPAKSNKAVLLLHGNGGSRNGFHSGVFELGKIYHNRGFNVMLVDLRAHGESSGKRVYFGVKEHKDMLSWLNTVDPKGKYNWYLHGFSMGAATVLMMVESEPERFVKVVADAPWIDFEALVKQELWKRAHLPSFAYSYVKWIAETFFDQDFVFADNRDRCKKLCKKEILYIFESNDSLLSDYHYRLLKSICPSAEIKIFDGVAHVDAFKQHPDRYVQVLTEQRSL, via the coding sequence ATGAAATTATTGCTTTTACTCTTTTTACTTTTTATACTTCTTTATCCTTTTTGGGTGGTTCATAAGCAGACACTAGGTTTTAATGAAAAGATTGAAAAGAGACCTTCAGATTGGCCTGCAGAATATGAAGATATATATTACAAAACATATGATGGTATTTTATTGAAAGGGTGGTGGATTCCAGCAAAAAGCAATAAAGCAGTACTCCTTTTGCACGGTAACGGCGGAAGTAGAAATGGTTTTCATAGTGGTGTTTTTGAGCTTGGAAAAATCTACCACAACAGAGGCTTTAATGTAATGTTGGTAGATCTTCGTGCTCATGGCGAAAGTAGCGGAAAGCGTGTATATTTTGGTGTTAAAGAGCATAAAGATATGCTTAGCTGGTTAAACACTGTTGATCCAAAAGGCAAGTATAATTGGTATTTGCATGGCTTTTCTATGGGAGCAGCAACTGTACTGATGATGGTAGAGAGTGAGCCTGAAAGATTTGTAAAAGTTGTTGCAGATGCTCCATGGATTGACTTTGAAGCATTGGTTAAACAAGAGCTTTGGAAACGTGCGCATTTGCCTTCATTTGCATATAGTTATGTAAAGTGGATTGCAGAAACATTTTTTGATCAAGATTTTGTATTTGCAGATAATAGAGATAGATGCAAGAAGTTGTGTAAAAAAGAGATACTCTATATCTTTGAATCAAATGACTCGCTTCTTTCTGATTATCATTATAGATTACTTAAGAGTATTTGTCCATCTGCAGAGATTAAAATCTTTGATGGTGTAGCACATGTGGATGCCTTTAAACAGCATCCAGACAGATATGTGCAGGTATTGACAGAGCAGAGGAGTTTATAG
- a CDS encoding ComEC/Rec2 family competence protein, translating to MNSPTSIPAAKLKLSFRLSKPLLIEGRKEWIFLIFSALVILIFSISYRYYEYTKFTSQKKIYLNADVLLHYSKHKGSKHYDVLKLQTQDGMVFYTTAKNRDDNLRGKMVRLVLFPSRLKFKDFLTIPYIPSYILRVLESKTARMKLFEEIKKQHTDPWINEFYGALFLALPISKSLRKAVTRLGINHLLALSGFHMGFLWLIVYFSLSVIYKPLQQRFFPYRHRLLDLGLVTILLLGAYLLFVGTPPSLLRAYVMVVVGWLALLAGIELLSFTFLAVCVIWLIALFPGLFFSIGFWLSVSGVFYIYLFLHYTKSWSKWAIFIVLNFWTYLMMLPIVHTFFGLFSLYQLSSIALTLAFSIFYPLTIIMHILGIGGWFEGLILNLFSLPKPKSEVYVLTPLWFLSGFIILSLFAVRWRKVLYIQIIVAFVWFIFLIQKVT from the coding sequence ATGAACAGTCCAACATCGATACCGGCGGCGAAACTAAAATTGAGCTTCCGCCTATCTAAACCGCTTCTCATTGAGGGGCGGAAAGAGTGGATATTTCTAATCTTCTCTGCCCTTGTTATACTCATTTTTTCAATATCTTACCGCTACTATGAATACACTAAATTTACTTCACAAAAAAAGATCTATCTAAATGCAGATGTCCTTTTGCACTACTCAAAACACAAAGGCTCAAAACATTACGATGTTTTAAAACTGCAAACTCAGGATGGAATGGTCTTTTACACAACAGCTAAAAATAGAGACGATAACCTTAGAGGTAAAATGGTTCGTTTAGTCCTTTTCCCTTCGCGACTAAAGTTTAAAGATTTTTTGACTATTCCTTATATACCATCTTACATATTGCGTGTTTTAGAGAGCAAAACAGCTAGAATGAAACTGTTTGAAGAGATTAAAAAGCAACATACAGATCCTTGGATCAATGAGTTTTATGGTGCACTTTTTCTGGCTTTACCCATATCTAAATCTCTTAGAAAAGCAGTGACTAGGCTTGGTATAAACCATCTTTTGGCTCTTAGCGGTTTTCATATGGGATTTTTATGGCTGATTGTATATTTTTCTCTATCTGTTATCTATAAGCCACTTCAACAACGATTTTTCCCTTATAGACACAGGTTGTTGGATTTGGGATTAGTTACAATTTTACTACTTGGTGCATATTTACTGTTCGTGGGTACACCACCATCTTTGCTAAGAGCTTATGTTATGGTCGTAGTTGGATGGCTTGCTTTGCTTGCCGGCATAGAGTTACTCTCATTTACATTTTTAGCTGTTTGTGTCATATGGCTGATTGCACTATTTCCGGGGTTGTTTTTTTCTATAGGTTTTTGGCTTTCAGTTAGTGGAGTATTTTACATATATCTTTTTTTACACTACACAAAGAGTTGGTCAAAATGGGCAATATTTATAGTTCTAAATTTTTGGACATATTTAATGATGTTGCCTATAGTTCATACATTTTTTGGTCTCTTCTCTCTATATCAACTATCTTCTATTGCCTTGACTTTAGCTTTCTCAATATTTTATCCATTAACTATAATAATGCATATTCTGGGCATTGGAGGGTGGTTTGAAGGATTGATTTTAAATCTCTTCTCTTTACCAAAACCGAAAAGTGAAGTTTATGTTTTAACTCCATTATGGTTTCTTTCAGGTTTTATCATCTTATCTCTTTTTGCTGTCAGATGGCGTAAGGTACTCTATATTCAAATTATTGTCGCTTTTGTCTGGTTTATCTTCCTTATTCAAAAGGTAACATAA
- a CDS encoding alanine racemase encodes MSLIKISRKNFVYNINQIVQKTQSIEKLALVLKDNAYGHGLSLMASLAADVGVKHAVVRNLQEAKAIVDLFETVLVLSDIPKTAPVKKIRIVVNDLNCIAKIPKGTYVELKVDTGMHRNGVLPSEFQKAVEEIEKHSLNLVGIMTHFRSADEMGSEFFWQRKEFDRIKELAQKLDIKGVRWHSCNSAALFRVSEFDEDIARVGIAAFGCLEMPKPFNLPKLKPVMSLWADRISTRELRAMQRVGYAGAGCLKSKGVVSTYDIGYGDGWLRGSSSKPYILPNGKKILGRVSMDAISVETAEEQILIFDNAIEAAKQFDTIAYDILVKLSPAIRRIVV; translated from the coding sequence ATGTCACTTATAAAAATATCACGTAAAAATTTTGTTTACAATATTAACCAAATCGTACAAAAAACACAATCAATAGAGAAGTTAGCACTTGTACTTAAAGACAATGCTTACGGTCACGGTCTATCTTTAATGGCAAGCTTGGCTGCTGATGTTGGAGTAAAGCACGCAGTTGTAAGAAATCTACAAGAAGCCAAAGCAATTGTGGATCTTTTTGAAACAGTGCTTGTACTTTCAGACATTCCAAAAACTGCTCCTGTCAAAAAAATTCGCATAGTAGTAAATGACCTTAACTGCATAGCTAAAATTCCTAAAGGAACTTATGTAGAGTTAAAAGTAGATACAGGAATGCATCGTAACGGAGTCTTACCTTCAGAGTTTCAAAAAGCAGTTGAGGAAATTGAAAAGCATAGTTTAAATCTTGTAGGTATTATGACTCACTTTAGAAGTGCAGATGAGATGGGAAGTGAATTTTTTTGGCAGCGTAAAGAGTTTGATCGCATAAAAGAGTTAGCACAAAAGTTAGATATTAAGGGTGTTAGGTGGCACAGTTGCAACTCTGCAGCACTATTTCGTGTAAGTGAGTTTGATGAAGATATAGCCCGTGTTGGTATAGCAGCTTTTGGCTGTCTTGAAATGCCAAAACCTTTTAATTTACCAAAGCTTAAACCAGTTATGTCTTTATGGGCTGATCGCATTTCAACAAGAGAGCTTAGAGCAATGCAAAGAGTAGGTTACGCAGGGGCTGGATGTCTTAAAAGTAAAGGTGTAGTTTCAACTTACGATATAGGTTACGGTGATGGTTGGCTAAGAGGCTCATCAAGCAAGCCTTATATTTTACCTAACGGCAAAAAGATATTGGGGCGTGTATCAATGGATGCAATCTCAGTTGAAACAGCTGAAGAGCAAATTTTGATTTTTGATAATGCAATAGAGGCAGCAAAGCAGTTTGACACAATTGCTTATGATATCTTAGTTAAGTTAAGCCCTGCAATTAGACGGATAGTTGTATGA
- a CDS encoding agmatine deiminase family protein, producing the protein MTKCNFPTEWTKQDAVLLAFPHKDTDWAYDLKGALTPFVRIASSIAYNQPVIIVCDNAEATKELFCDVRNITFVELPTNDTWARDFGPITVYVDGKRKFLDFKFNAWGDKFESALDNAVTEQLVKKGYLYGDYEKIDFVLEGGSIESDGKGTLLTTSKCLLNINRNPGLKKEQIEEFLKEKLCLKHILWLDYGELEGDDTDAHIDTLARFVDEETIAYVACDAPKDSHYDELKRMEEQLKSFRTIDGKPYRLVPLPLPSPKYKDGNRLPATYANFLITNHSVLLPVYEDEKDKEVTELFKELFPKREIIPINCLKLIEQGGSLHCVTMQIPKYQQDFCNE; encoded by the coding sequence ATGACAAAGTGCAACTTCCCGACTGAGTGGACAAAACAAGATGCCGTTTTACTGGCATTTCCACATAAAGATACAGACTGGGCATATGATCTTAAAGGGGCATTAACTCCATTTGTACGCATTGCAAGCTCTATTGCCTACAATCAACCGGTTATCATCGTCTGTGATAATGCAGAAGCTACCAAAGAACTCTTTTGTGATGTTAGAAACATAACTTTTGTAGAACTTCCAACCAATGATACCTGGGCAAGAGACTTTGGTCCTATTACCGTATATGTTGACGGTAAAAGAAAGTTTCTAGACTTCAAATTCAATGCTTGGGGAGATAAGTTTGAAAGTGCATTAGATAATGCAGTGACTGAACAATTAGTTAAAAAAGGTTACCTGTATGGCGACTATGAAAAGATAGACTTTGTCTTAGAGGGTGGTTCTATTGAAAGTGATGGTAAAGGTACACTGTTAACTACTTCAAAATGTCTCTTGAATATTAACCGCAATCCAGGACTAAAAAAAGAGCAAATAGAAGAGTTTTTAAAAGAGAAACTCTGCTTAAAACATATTTTATGGCTTGATTACGGTGAACTTGAAGGTGACGATACCGATGCACATATAGATACACTGGCTCGTTTTGTAGATGAAGAGACAATAGCTTATGTTGCCTGTGATGCTCCAAAAGATTCTCATTATGATGAACTTAAAAGAATGGAAGAGCAGTTAAAAAGTTTTCGCACTATTGATGGAAAACCTTATCGTCTAGTTCCACTGCCATTGCCTAGCCCAAAATATAAAGATGGAAATAGACTACCGGCTACATATGCCAACTTTCTGATTACCAACCATTCAGTACTGCTGCCTGTTTATGAAGATGAAAAAGATAAAGAGGTAACAGAACTTTTTAAAGAGCTTTTTCCAAAAAGAGAGATAATTCCAATTAACTGTTTAAAACTTATAGAACAAGGCGGTAGCCTTCACTGTGTAACAATGCAGATACCAAAATATCAGCAAGACTTTTGCAATGAATAA